The Oncorhynchus masou masou isolate Uvic2021 chromosome 8, UVic_Omas_1.1, whole genome shotgun sequence genome has a window encoding:
- the LOC135543857 gene encoding alpha-2Db adrenergic receptor-like — protein MHEENGEEQTCLSRMDITPTAFAASNSSEDTNGTSAQRPLPHSQSVAVFIVFLVTVIILVTIVGNVLVVVAVFTSRALRAPQNLFLVSLASADILVATLVIPFSLANEIMGYWYFGSTWCAFYLALDVLFCTSSIVHLCAISLDRYWSVTKAVSYNRKRTPRRIKCMITVVWVISAVISFPPLLMTKHDEHECLLNNETWYILSSCLVSFFAPGLIMILVYCKIYKVAKQRASTVFAAKNGTERQPSQSETCFVPRRKFEVESPSSPSLGGHMRKGELDDIDLEESCVADSKPKNCLFSKRVKVEGANTFPKQSCRVSWASNRNAKLSQEQKIRQMSLSKTKLAQMREKRFTFVLAVVMGVFVLCWFPFFFTYSLHAICRDCCPIPDALFNLFFWIGYCNSSVNPIIYTIFNRDFRRSFKKIICQTSHT, from the coding sequence ATGCATGAGGAGAATGGGGAGGAACAGACGTGTCTATCCAGAATGGATATAACCCCAACAGCTTTTGCCGCATCGAACTCATCAGAGGATACTAATGGCACGAGTGCCCAAAGACCTCTGCCTCACTCCCAGAGCGTGGCCGTCTTCATCGTGTTCCTGGTCACCGTTATCATTCTGGTGACAATCGTAGGGAATGTACTTGTTGTGGTGGCCGTTTTCACCAGCCGCGCGCTCCGTGCGCCGCAGAATCTCTTCCTTGTCTCTTTGGCATCGGCAGATATATTAGTGGCCACCTTGGTCATCCCTTTCTCCCTCGCCAACGAGATCATGGGTTACTGGTACTTTGGGAGCACTTGGTGCGCCTTCTACTTGGCCCTTGACGTCCTCTTCTGCACGTCCTCCATAGTGCACCTCTGTGCCATAAGTCTGGACAGGTACTGGTCTGTAACCAAAGCTGTTAGCTACAATCGGAAGAGGACGCCCAGGCGTATTAAGTGTATGATCACCGTGGTCTGGGTCATATCAGCAGTTATCTCTTTTCCACCGTTACTTATGACCAAACACGACGAGCATGAGTGCTTGCTCAACAACGAAACATGGTATATTCTCTCGTCTTGTCTGGTATCATTTTTCGCCCCGGGTCTAATCATGATTCTGGTGTATTGTAAAATATATAAAGTGGCCAAGCAGCGCGCATCAACCGTGTTTGCAGCAAAGAacgggacggagagacagccttcGCAGTCGGAGACGTGCTTCGTGCCCAGGAGGAAGTTTGAGGTGGAGAGCCCCAGCAGCCCCAGTTTAGGTGGCCACATGCGGAAAGGAGAGCTCGATGATATTGACCTGGAGGAGAGCTGCGTCGCCGACAGCAAACCCAAGAACTGTCTCTTCTCCAAGAGAGTGAAAGTGGAGGGTGCAAACACTTTCCCAAAACAGAGTTGTCGCGTGTCATGGGCTTCAAACCGCAACGCGAAGCTCTCTCAGGAGCAAAAGATTAGACAGATGTCACTGTCAAAGACCAAACTGGCGCAGATGCGTGAAAAGCGCTTTACGTTTGTCCTTGCAGTGGTGATGGGGGTGTTTGTACTCTGCTGGTTCCCATTCTTTTTTACATACAGTCTGCACGCAATATGCAGAGATTGTTGCCCAATTCCGGATGCTCTCTTTAATCTGTTTTTCTGGATtggttactgtaacagttcagtgaaCCCTATCATTTATACAATATTTAATCGCGATTTTCGGAGATCTTTCAAGAAGATCATATGCCAGACATCACACACATAG